A region from the Corylus avellana chromosome ca7, CavTom2PMs-1.0 genome encodes:
- the LOC132186348 gene encoding uncharacterized protein LOC132186348 — MASKLPQLQTKLAQASQYAAKHGGAWYKQLVERNKQYIQEPPTIEKCQTLANELFYTRLASIPGRYESFLKELDYVKHLFRNRQELKVENAGIGALFALECLAWFYGGEIVGRGFTFTGYHV; from the exons ATGGCGTCAAAGTTACCTCAGTTGCAAACTAAGTTGGCTCAGGCTTCACAGTATGCGGCCAAACATGGAGGTGCCTGGTACAAGCAGTTGGTGGAGCGGAACAAGCAATATATCCAAGAACCACCCACCATTGAGAAGTGCCAAACACTAGCAAATGAGTTGTTTTACACTCGTCTTGCCAG TATTCCTGGTCGCTACGAGTCCTTCTTGAAGGAATTGGACTATGTCAAGCACCTATTTAGAAACAGGCAGGAGCTGAAGGTAGAGAATGCTGGCATTGGTGCTCTGTTTGCACTTGAGTGCCTTGCCTGGTTTTATGGCGGTGAGATTGTGGGGAGAGGATTTACATTCACAGGTTACCATGTTTGA
- the LOC132186347 gene encoding serine/threonine protein phosphatase 2A 55 kDa regulatory subunit B beta isoform, whose product MNGGDEVVAAPVGTSQPLDWKFSQVFGERTAGEEVQEVDIISAIEFDKTGDHLATGDRGGRVVLFERTDTKDHGGSRRDLERMDYPISRHPEFRYKTEFQSHEPEFDYLKSLEIEEKINKIRWCQAANGALFLLSTNDKTIKYWKVQEKKIKKVSDMNLDPSKAFGNGSVASSSNSVSPKAHLANGGYPSRLYGYLSSEFSFPPGGIPSLRLPMVTSHETSLMARCRRVYAHAHDYHINSISNNSDGETFISADDLRINLWNLEISSQSFNIVDVKPANMEDLTEVITSAEFHPTHCNMLAYSSSKGSIRLIDLRQSALCDSHAKLFEEQEAPGSRSFFTEIIASISDIKFGKDGRYILSRDYMTLKLWDINMDSGPVSTFQVHEYLRPKLCDLYENDSIFDKFECCLSGDGLRVATGSYSNLFRVFGCTQGSPEATTLEASKNPMRRQVQTPSRPSRSISSSITRVVRRGAESPGVDANGNSFDFSTKLLHLAWHPTENSIACAAANSLYMYYA is encoded by the exons ATGAACGGTGGCGATGAGGTCGTCGCAGCTCCGGTGGGCACGAGTCAGCCGCTGGATTGGAAATTCTCTCAGGTATTCGGGGAACGCACGGCTGGTGAAGAAGTTCAGGAAG TTGATATAATTTCAGCAATCGAATTTGACAAAACTGGTGACCATCTTGCTACTGGCGACCGTGGGGGTCGGGTGGTTCTCTTTGAGAGGACAGATACAAAAGAT CATGGCGGCTCCAGAAGAGATTTGGAGAGGATGGATTATCCAATTAGCAGGCATCCTGAGTTCCGTTACAAAACTGAGTTTCAGAGCCATGAACCTGAG TTCGACTATCTTAAGAGCTTGGAAATAGAGgagaaaatcaacaaaattagaTGGTGCCAGGCGGCTAATGGtgccctttttcttctttctacaAACGacaaaacaattaaatattGGAAG GTCCAAGAAAAGAAGATCAAGAAAGTTTCTGATATGAATTTGGACCCTTCAAAAGCTTTTGGAAACGGCAGTGTTGCTAGTTCAAGTAATTCAGTTAGCCCTAAAGCACATCTTGCAAATGGAGGATACCCAAGCAGATTATATGGTTATCTGAGTAGTGAATTCTCATTTCCACCAGGGGGCATTCCATCACTACGTTTACCTATG GTAACTAGCCATGAAACCAGTCTAATGGCTAGATGTCGAAGGGTATATGCTCATGCTCATGATTATCATATCAATTCTATTTCAAATAACAG TGATGGTGAAACTTTTATATCCGCGGATGATCTCAGAATAAATCTTTGGAACTTGGAAATTAGTAGTCAGAGTTTCAATATTGTGGATGTGAAGCCCGCAAACATGGAGGATCTGACCG AGGTCATAACATCGGCAGAATTCCATCCGACCCATTGCAATATGTTAGCATATAGCAGTTCAAAAGGCTCAATCCGCCTCATTGATTTGCGGCAATCAGCTCTATGTGATTCTCATGCCAAATT GTTTGAGGAACAGGAGGCACCTGGTTCTAGATCATTTTTCACAGAGATAATTGCTTCAATCTCGGATATTAAATTCGGGAAGGATGGAAGATATATACTAAGTCGTGACTACATGACTCTTAAG TTAtgggacatcaatatggattCAGGTCCAGTTTCAACCTTCCAGGTTCATGAATACTTAAGACCGAAG CTCTGTGATTTATATGAAAATGATTCCATCTTCGATAAATTCGAGTGTTGTCTGAGCGGTGATGGATTACGAGTAGCAACAGGTTCTTATAG CAATCTATTTCGCGTGTTTGGTTGCACCCAAGGAAGTCCCGAAGCAACAACTTTGGAAGCCAGCAAAAATCCAATGAG GCGACAAGTTCAGACCCCTTCAAGGCCTTCAAGATCCATCAGCAGTAGTATAACAAGAGTCGTCAGACGAG GAGCAGAAAGCCCTGGGGTTGATGCAAATggaaattcttttgatttttcgaCAAAGTTGCTGCACCTAGCATGGCACCCAACTGAAAACTCAATTGCCTGTGCTGCTGCAAACAGCTTGTACATGTACTATGCATAA